The Streptomyces sp. NBC_00102 genome segment GGCCGGCTTCGGCTGTTCCCTCAGGAACGCGGTGATGCAGACGAACCCGATCGCCATCAGGGCGGCGGTGCCGAAGAAGGGGTAGCGCCAGCTGGCGTTGCCGAGCAGCGCGCCCACCAGCGGGCCGCACGCCATGCCGAGGCCGAGCGCCGCCTCGTACAGCAGGATCGCCGCCGCGCTGCCACCGGCGGCGGCGCCCACGATCACGGCCAGCGCCGTGGAGACGAAGAGCGCGTTTCCGAGTCCCCAGCCGGCCCGGAAACCGACCAGCTCACCCACCGACGAGGACGTCCCGGCGAGCGCGGCGAACACGACGACCAGCGCCAGACCGGCCAGCAGGGTCTTCTTCCCGCCGATGCGGCTGGAGACGAAGCCGGTGACCAGCATCGCGAAGGCGGTGATCAGGAAGTACGAGGTGAACAGCAGCGACACCTGGCTCGGGGTCGCGTCCAGCCCCTCGGCGATGGACGGCAGGATCGGGTCCACCAGGCCGATCCCCATGAACGCCACGACCGAGGCGCCGGCGGTCGCCCAGACCGCCTTGGGCTGGTGGAGGATGCCGGTGGCCCCCTCGTCGAACGGGTCCTTTCCCTGCATGGTGTTCCCACTCTCCTCGTGGAAGTCGGTCCGGCCGGCGGCGCTGCCGGGCCGGATGCATGCGCACTGCACAGAGTAAGTTAGGCCCTCTAATGAATGCAAGCTACATCTAGTTCGCTCGGGGAGAGCCACGCTGCGGACGGGTGACCGTCCTTGACGTGGCGACGCGGGAGGGGGACCGTGGGTCGTTATGAGGGGCGAACCCAGTTGCCCGAAGTGCGGTGGCCGGGTCAGGGCGCCCGGTCTTTTCGCCGACTCCTGGCAGTGCCCCGCGCACGGCCCGGTCCACCCGATGCAACCGGTGGTCCCGCCCAGCGTCGAGGCGCTCGGAGTGGTCGTCCACCGTGCGCAGGTACCGGTCTGGATGCCGTGGCCACTGCCGGTGGGCTGGCTGTTCACGGGCGTGGCGCACGCCGGAGACGACCGCAGCGGCGGGCGCGGCACCGCACTCGTCTGCTCGGGACCCGGCCCGCTCGGCGGGATGGGCGAGCTGCTCCTGGTCGCCGAGGAGCTCGGCGTCGGGCTCGGCGCCCGCTACGCCGGCATCGAGGGCCCCGACCCAGGCCCCCGCATGCGCGTCGACGGTCCCCCCGTGGCCAAGGTGCTCGCCGCCGGCCGCCCCACCCCGCTCTGGCAGGTGCACGGCGTCCCGGAGGACCGGGCCGTCTTCGCGGGCGAGGCGCGCGGACTCTGGCTCTGGGCGATCGTCTGGCCCCAGCAGTCGGCGCTGCTGATGTACGACGAACTCGTCCTCACCGACCTCCGCGACGCGGGCGCCGAAACCGACCTGGTGCCCTGCGGCGCCCTCACCCCACGCCTGCTCGGCACCCCGGAGGGCCCGCCCCGGCAGGGTCCCGCACCGCGCTGAGGGCCTTGCCGTCGCCCGACGGGCCCGCACGGCCGTTCGGGCGACGCTCCGGCGGTGGTTATCCTGGAGCGTCCCCACCGTCCGCCGCGAGCACAGGAGTCGCCGTCGTGCGTATCGACCTGCACACGCACTCCACCGCGTCCGACGGTACGGACACACCGGCCCAGCTCGTCCGGAACGCGGCGGCGGCCGGACTCGACGTCGTCGCCCTCACCGACCACGACACCGTGCGCGGCCACGCCGAGGCACTGGCGGCCCTCCCCGAGGGCCTCACCCTCGTCACCGGCGCCGAACTCTCCTGCCGCATCGACGGGGTGAGCCTGCACATGCTGGCGTACCTCTTCGACCCCGAGGAACCCGCGTTCGCGCGCGAGCGCGAGCTGGTCCGGGACGACCGGGTGCCCCGTGCGCAGGCCATGGTGGCCAAGCTCCAGGCGCTGGGCGTGCCGATCACCTGGGACATGGTGGCCCGGATCGCCGGAGACGGCTCGGTGGGCCGCCCGCACGTCGCCGCCGCCCTCGTCGAACTGGGCGTCGTCCCCACCGTCTCCGACGCGTTCACCCCCGAGTGGCTCGCCGACGGCGGCCGGGCGCACGCCGGAAAGCACGAACTCGATCCCTTCGACGCCGTCCGACTGGTCAAGGCCGCCGGCGGGGTCACCGTCTTCGCCCATCCGGCGGCCGTCAAGCGCGGTTCCGTCGTCCCCGAGCCGGCCATCGCCCGGCTCGCCGAGGCGGGCCTCGACGGCATCGAGGTCGACCACATGGACCACGACGAGGCCACCCGGGCCCGGCTCCGCGGCCTCGCCGCGGACCTGGGACTGCTGACCACCGGCTCCAGCGACTACCACGGCAGTCGCAAGACCGTCGCGCTCGGCGAGTACACCACCGACCCCGAGATCTACGGCGAGATCACCCGGCGCTCCACCGGAGCCTTCCCGGTGCCGGGCGCCGGCGGAGCCCTCACCCGCTGAGGGCCGATGTCCCACCGGTGGCCGGGTCTCCGGCCGCCGCCAGGCGCACCACGGCCGCACCCCGGTGCCGCGCGCCCTTCCGCACCCTCCCGCCGCCCCACGCGCACCCCGGCCCGTCCCGCGGCTTTTGCCGCGGCGGGTCAGGGGCGCCCGCGCGCGGTCACCCCCCGACCTGCTTCTTCTCTTCTCCCGCAAGGCTCACCGTGTTCGACGTCGCTGTATTCGGCTCGCTCTTCCTCACCCTGTTCGTGATCATGGACCCGCCCGGGATCACCCCGATCTTCCTGGCCCTCACCGCGGGCCGTCCCGCGAAGACCCAGCGCAAGATGGCGCTCCAGGCGGTCGCGGTCGCCTTCGGGGTGATCGCCGTCTTCGGCGTGCTCGGCCAGCAGATCCTGGACTACCTGCACGTCTCCGTACCCGCGCTGATGATCTCCGGCGGTCTGCTCCTGCTGCTCATCGCGCTGGACCTGCTCACCGGCAAGACGGACGAGCCGACGCAGACGAAGGACGTCAACGTGGCGCTCGTACCGCTCGGCATGCCGCTGCTCGCGGGACCCGGCGCGATCGTCTCGGTGATCCTCGCCGTGCAGCACGCGCACACCGTGAGCAGCCAGATCTCGGTCTGGGCGGCGATCGTCGTCATGCACGTGGTGCTCTGGCTGACCATGCGCTACTCGCTGCTGATCATCCGGGTCATCAAGGACGGCGGTGTGGTGCTGGTGACCCGGCTCGCCGGAATGATGCTCTCCGCCATCGCCGTGCAGCAGATCATCAACGGCGTCACCCAGGTCATCCAGAACAGCTGAACCGGCCCGGGCCCGCCGGCGTCGGCCCTACCGGGACGCACAGCGCCCCCGTACGGAGATCCGTACGGGGGCGACTCGTCATCTCATCAAGGCGTACTGCCGGAAGGTGTTACGAGGCCGAGCTCGTTGCCGGCCGAATGTAGATGCGCTGGCCCATAGCCGCGGCCTGCTGCACGATCCGGTTGACGGAGGCGGCGTCTACGACGGTGCTGTCCACGGCGGTACCGTCGACATCGTCGAGTCGCATGATCTCGAAGCGCACAGGGCTTCCCTTCGTCCGATCCTCCTGCTGGAGAACTACTGGTCGGACGGGGATTCCCGTCCGCAAGGATAAGGAAGCGTGACCCTACGGTCCCGCTCCCTACGAGGGGTACAACGGCCCGCCCCCCGGAAAACATTCCCTACGCTAAGGAAATTTTTTGGATGTCTAAGTACCCGCGGGTAGTCACCCCGCCACGGACGTCGAGTCGCGCATGACCGATGCCGATCTCCCCACCGCCCCGGACGACATCCGCGACCGCCTGGACCTGACGAACCAGCTCCTGCGGCGCGTCCTCGCCGAGGTCTCGAAGACCCCCTCCACCCACGCGATCTTCGTCGACGCGGGTTATGTCTACGCCGCCGCAGGGCTCCTCGTCACCGGCACCGAGGACCGCCGCTCCTTCGACCTCGACTCCGGAGGGCTCATCGAGGCGTTCATCGAACAGGCCCGCACGATCTTCGCGGACAGCCGGCTCCTGCGCGTCTACTGGTACGACGGCGCCCGGCGCCGCATCCACACCACCGAGCAGCAGTCCATCGCCGAACTGCCCGACGTCAAGGTCCGCCTCGGCAACCTCAACGCCAGCAATCAGCAGAAGGGCGTCGACTCCCTCATCCGCACCGACCTCGAATCGCTCGCCCGGCACCGCGCCATCAGCGACGCCGCGCTCGTCGGCGGTGACGAGGACCTCGTCTCGGCCGTCGAGGCCGCGCAGGGATACGGCGCCCGGGTGCACCTCTGGGGCATCGAGGCCGGCGAAGGCCGCAACCAGGCCGATCCGCTGCTCTGGGAGGTGGACAGCCAGCGCACCTTCGACCTGGACTTCTGCCGCCCGTACGTCACCCGCCGCCCGGTCACCACGTACGAGGACGAAGGCCCGGCCCCCACCCGCGAGGACGTCCGCTTCGTCGGGGCGCAGGTCGCCGCCGCCTGGCTCGCGGCCAAGGGCCGGGAGTCCCTGGTCGACCTGATGCCGGGCCACCCGTACCTGCCGGGCTCCGTGGATCAGGACCTCCTGGTCGAGGCGGAACGCCTGCTCCAGCACTCCCTGCGCGGGCACGCCCCGCTCCGCAGGGCGCTGCGCGACGGCTTCTGGCAGCACCTCCAGGCCCAGTTCTAGTGCGGCACCAGCTCCTCACGGGCGGGACGCGGGGGCGAGGGGCCCGGGGTCTCCGGGCAAGGCTCGGAGGCCGGACCAGAACGCCACCAGCGCGGCGGCCGTCTCCCGGGGGCGGCCGGTGTTGGGGGAGTGCTCGGCGCCCGCGATCGTGGTGCGACGGGCGCCCAGGCGGCCGGCCATCGCGGTGAGCAGACCGACCGGCCACACGTCGTCGGACTCCCCGGAGAGGACGTGGACGGGCAGGCCCGTGGCGGCCAGCTCGTCCACCCGGTCCGGCTCCACGGACAGCTGCCGGCCGGTGGCGAGCAGCTGCGCGGGATCGTTCGACAGCCACCGGCGGCGCAGGTCCTCGCCGTCGCCCCGGTCAACGCCACCGCCATCGATGGCGCTGGCATCCTCCGGTGGGTCCAACGCCCGCATCGCTTCCCACACTTGACTCATCGTCAGCGCCGACAGTGCCTCGCCGAGCAGCTTCACCTTCTCCCGCTGTCCCGCGGAGACCTCGGCCGGGCCGGACGACATCAGCGTCAGCGAGCGGAAGGGCGCGGGGTCCGAGAGGACGGCCGCCCGGGCGATCTGGCCGCCCAGCGAATGGCCCAGCAGGTGCAGCGGGGTGCCGTCGC includes the following:
- a CDS encoding PHP domain-containing protein, which gives rise to MRIDLHTHSTASDGTDTPAQLVRNAAAAGLDVVALTDHDTVRGHAEALAALPEGLTLVTGAELSCRIDGVSLHMLAYLFDPEEPAFARERELVRDDRVPRAQAMVAKLQALGVPITWDMVARIAGDGSVGRPHVAAALVELGVVPTVSDAFTPEWLADGGRAHAGKHELDPFDAVRLVKAAGGVTVFAHPAAVKRGSVVPEPAIARLAEAGLDGIEVDHMDHDEATRARLRGLAADLGLLTTGSSDYHGSRKTVALGEYTTDPEIYGEITRRSTGAFPVPGAGGALTR
- a CDS encoding DUF6758 family protein yields the protein MRGEPSCPKCGGRVRAPGLFADSWQCPAHGPVHPMQPVVPPSVEALGVVVHRAQVPVWMPWPLPVGWLFTGVAHAGDDRSGGRGTALVCSGPGPLGGMGELLLVAEELGVGLGARYAGIEGPDPGPRMRVDGPPVAKVLAAGRPTPLWQVHGVPEDRAVFAGEARGLWLWAIVWPQQSALLMYDELVLTDLRDAGAETDLVPCGALTPRLLGTPEGPPRQGPAPR
- a CDS encoding MarC family protein; this encodes MFDVAVFGSLFLTLFVIMDPPGITPIFLALTAGRPAKTQRKMALQAVAVAFGVIAVFGVLGQQILDYLHVSVPALMISGGLLLLLIALDLLTGKTDEPTQTKDVNVALVPLGMPLLAGPGAIVSVILAVQHAHTVSSQISVWAAIVVMHVVLWLTMRYSLLIIRVIKDGGVVLVTRLAGMMLSAIAVQQIINGVTQVIQNS
- a CDS encoding NYN domain-containing protein, with product MTDADLPTAPDDIRDRLDLTNQLLRRVLAEVSKTPSTHAIFVDAGYVYAAAGLLVTGTEDRRSFDLDSGGLIEAFIEQARTIFADSRLLRVYWYDGARRRIHTTEQQSIAELPDVKVRLGNLNASNQQKGVDSLIRTDLESLARHRAISDAALVGGDEDLVSAVEAAQGYGARVHLWGIEAGEGRNQADPLLWEVDSQRTFDLDFCRPYVTRRPVTTYEDEGPAPTREDVRFVGAQVAAAWLAAKGRESLVDLMPGHPYLPGSVDQDLLVEAERLLQHSLRGHAPLRRALRDGFWQHLQAQF
- a CDS encoding alpha/beta fold hydrolase, with protein sequence MSRPPTFTPPPCARARALRTPRGDFAVLDAVPSADVRGTVLMLPGYTGSKEDFVALLEPLTAAGFRVVAVDGRGQYESQGTGRQADYAQGELARDVHAQAKALGSGDGTPLHLLGHSLGGQIARAAVLSDPAPFRSLTLMSSGPAEVSAGQREKVKLLGEALSALTMSQVWEAMRALDPPEDASAIDGGGVDRGDGEDLRRRWLSNDPAQLLATGRQLSVEPDRVDELAATGLPVHVLSGESDDVWPVGLLTAMAGRLGARRTTIAGAEHSPNTGRPRETAAALVAFWSGLRALPGDPGPLAPASRP